The Mus musculus strain C57BL/6J chromosome 2, GRCm38.p6 C57BL/6J genome has a window encoding:
- the Cpne1 gene encoding copine-1, with amino-acid sequence MAHCVTLVQLSVSCEHLIDKDIGSKSDPLCVLLQDVGGAWAELCRTERVRNCSSPEFSKTLQIEYHFETVQKLRFGIYDIDNKTPELGDDDFLGGAECSLGQIVSSQTLTLPLMLKPGKPAGRGTITVSAQELKDSRVVTMEVEARNLDKKDFLGKSDPFLEFFRQGDGKWQLAYRTEVVKNNLNPTWKRFSVSLQHFCGGDLSTPIQVRCSDYDSDGSHDLIGTFHTTLAQLQAVPAEFECVHPEKQQRKKNYRNSGTVRVKTCRVETEYSFLDYVMGGCQINFTVGVDFTGSNGDPSSPDSLHYLSPTGVNEYLTALWSVGSVVQDYDSDKLFPAFGFGAQVPPDWQVSHEFALNFNPSNPYCAGIQGIVDAYRQALPQVRLYGPTNFAPIINHVARFAAQAAQQRSASQYFVLLLLTDGAVTDVEATCKAVVDASKLPMSVIIVGVGGADFEVMEQLDADGGPLRTRSGEAAARDIVQFVPYRRFQNAPRETLAQTVLAEVPTQMVSYFRAQGWAPLKAPPTPGKGPAQAPQA; translated from the exons ATGGCTCATTGCGTGACCTTGGTCCAGCTCTCCGTGTCCTGTGAACATCTCATTGACAAGGACATTGGCTCCAAGTCTGACCCACTCTGCGTCCTTTTACAGGATGTGGGCGGGGCCTGGGCCGAG CTTTGCCGGACTGAACGTGTTCGCAACTGCTCAAGCCCTGAGTTCTCCAAGACTCTGCAGATAGAATACCACTTTGAGACTGTCCAGAAGCTGCGCTTTGGAATCTATGACATAGACAACAAGACACCAGAGCTGGGGGATGACGACTTCCTGGGGGGAGCTGAATGTTCCCTAGGTCAG ATTGTATCCAGCCAGACGCTGACCTTACCCTTGATGTTGAAGCCTGGGAAGCCTGCAGGGCGGGGAACCATCACA GTTTCAGCTCAGGAGCTAAAGGACAGCCGTGTAGTAACCATGGAGGTGGAAGCTAGAAACCTAGATAAGAAG GACTTCCTAGGGAAATCTGACCCATTCTTGGAGTTCTTCCGGCAAGGCGATGGGAAGTGGCAGCTGGCATACAGAACCGAG GTAGTCAAGAACAACCTGAACCCTACCTGGAAGCGCTTCTCAGTCTCTCTGCAGCATTTCTGTGGCGGGGACCTCAGCACGCCCATTCAG GTGCGCTGCTCAGACTATGACAGTGACGGCTCACATGATCTCATTGGTACCTTCCATACTACCTTGGCCCAACTGCAAGCAGTCCCG GCTGAGTTTGAATGTGTCCACCCTGAAAagcagcagagaaagaaaaactacAGGAACTCTGGAACTGTCCGTGTCAAGACTTGCCGG GTGGAGACAGAGTATTCCTTCCTGGACTATGTGATGGGAGGCTGCCAGATCAACTTTACT GTGGGTGTGGACTTCACTGGCTCCAATGGCGACCCATCCTCACCTGACTCCCTGCATTATCTGAGCCCTACAGGAGTCAACGAGTATCTGACAGCTCTGTGGAGCGTGGGCAGCGTGGTTCAAGACTATGACTC AGACAAGCTATTTCCTGCATTTGGTTTTGGAGCCCAGGTGCCCCCTGATTGGCAG GTCTCACATGAGTTTGCCTTGAACTTCAATCCCAGTAATCCGTATTGTGCAG GCATCCAGGGTATCGTCGATGCCTACCGTCAAGCCCTGCCCCAAGTTCGTCTCTATGGCCCCACCAACTTTGCACCCATCATCAACCACGTGGCCAGGTTTGCAGCCCAAGCTGCACAGCAGAGGTCGGCCTCG CAATACTTCGTGCTGTTGCTTTTGACTGACGGTGCTGTGACAGATGTGGAGGCCACATGTAAGGCAGTGGTGGACGCCTCAAAGCTGCCCATGTCCGTGATCATCGTGGGTGTGGGCGGTGCGGATTTTGAGGTCATGGAACAGCTGGATGCAGATGGTGGCCCTCTCCGCACGCGCTCTGGAGAAGCAGCGGCCCGAGACATAGTGCAGTTCGTGCCTTATCGACGATTTCAGAAT GCTCCCCGGGAGACACTCGCACAGACCGTACTCGCCGAAGTGCCCACTCAGATGGTTTCCTACTTCAGAGCCCAAGGCTGGGCCCCGTTAAAGGCACCTCCAACCCCAGGCAAGGGCCCCGCACAGGCCCCACAGGCATAG